GTCGACCGCGGCTCGGTCTACTGGCGCAACAGCGCCGGGGCGGTGCGGACCGAGGTCGCCACGGGGCGCAGCGAGGTGCTCGACCCCGACGCCGGCGGCTTCAGGATCGGCGACGTCGCGGCGGGGCAGATCGCGTCGACCGCGTCGACCGGTGAAGGGGACGCACGCGACGACTCCGCCACGCGCGTCGGTCCCGGTCTCAGCGGCGGCACGGTCCTGCCCTGGTCCGGCAACGACCACCTGTCCCCCGACGCCCGCTCCATGTCCTTCGAGGACGAGGACGAGCTCGTCGTGGTCGACGTGGCCACGGGCCGGGAGGTCGGGCCCGAGAACCCGGGCTACGACTACTGGGTGGTGACGCAGTGGGTCGGCTCCGACACGGTGGCCGTCCTCGGCATCCGCGACATCGCCGCCCTGGACAACCCCGACGGCCCCGACACCGCGCCCCTGGAGTTCCTGACCTGCGAGATCCCCGACGGTGCGTGCACCGTGGTCGCGGAGGACGAGATCGACCTCAACGCCTTCGCCATCCCCGTCGGCGAGACGAGCTGATCCGCGCATCGACCCGCGTCCGCGGACGGGGCCTCCTGTGACGGAGGTCCCGTCTGCGGATCCGTGCGCCACGACGCCGGGGGACGACGCTTCGACCCACCCTCTCCGACGCTCGACGGCGGATCCGGGCGCGGCAGGCCCGGGTCGCCGACGGCCCTCCCGGCCGCGCACCGCCGCGTCGCGGCTGCCCCTGTGCCCAAGGGCCCGGAGCGGACATGTCGAGGTACCCGTCCCCCGAAGGAAGAAGCGCTCTAGAGTCAGCGCGTGACGACCCCCTCCGACCCCGGCCTCGTGCACCGCGTGGTGGGGTCCGCGTCCATCTGGGTGCTGGGCCGCGTGGCCGGCCCGCGCCGCGAGGCGCCGGTGCTGTTCTCCGACCCCAACGCGTTGTACGTCGACCTCGAGGGCTTCTGCCTCGGGGTGCTCGGCGCCCGCGCGGTGCAGGTGCCCTGCGGCGTCCGGACGCAGCTGCCCACCCTCAGCACGGTGGACCTCGGCTCGACGGTGGCGGTCGAGGACGGCGGCATCGTCTTCGGCGACACCGAGGTGCTCGTCACCAACATCGTCGACACCACGGTGCCCGTGCTGGCGCCGGAGGTGGCGCTGCGCTGCGGCGCACGGCTGGCCGACCTCGCCGCGGACCGCCTCGACGCTGCCCGCACCGAGCTGGCCGCGGGCGCGCTGGAGCTGCTGGCGGCGGGCGACCCAGCCGGCGCGGACGCGCTCCTGGGTGTCGGGCCCGGCCTGAGCCCCGTCGGCGACGACGTGCTGGCCGGATGGCTCGCCGCGGCCGTGTCGAGCCGGCACCCGGCACTGCCCACGATCCGCAGCGCGGTCGCCCTGACGGCGTCCGAGCGCACCACCCCGCTGTCGGCGACGCTGCTGGGCTGCGCCGCCCGCGGCGAGGGGGTGCCGGAGTTCCGCTCGCTGCTGCTCGGGCTGGCCAACGACAACGACGAGATGACGACCCAGTCGATCGACCTCATGACCTCGGTGCGCCGCAGCACCGGCTCGGCCCTGATCCTCGGCGCCCTCACGGCGCTCACCACGCTCGACGTCTGAGACGAGCGGGGGCCGCGGAGGCGGGCTCAGCCCTCCTCGCCGCGCGCGGCGGTCGGCGCCCAGAACGCGGCCGCGAGGTCCACCCGACCCGACGGGCGCAGCGGCGTGCCCTCGGACCACCAGCACTGCAGGGCCTCCGGCCCGAGGTGCGCCGGAACCGTGCCGTCGGAGCGGATCACCCGCCACCAGGGCACGCCACCGCCCCAGGTCGCCATCACCGACCCGACCTGACGCGGACCGCCGCGCCCCAGGTCACGTCCGAGCGCGTCGGCCACGGCGCCGTACGTCGTCACGCGGCCGGGCGGGACCTGCTCGACGAGCGCGAGCACCGCCTCGACGTACTGCTCGGACCTGGTCGACGCCACCCCGCCGACGCTAGCCGAGGTCGGACGGGCTCAGACCAGGGGTGCGAAGTCGACGGTGCCGCGCACCAGCCGGAGGCCGGCGATGCCGGAGTGCCTCTGGGCGAACTCGAGCGATCGCTTCAGGTCGCTGACGCCGTTGGAGGCCGGCAGCGGCGCGATCGCCACCGTCGACAGCACACCGAACGCCTTGCCGTTCGCGTCGAGGAACCCGCTGCCGGAGTCGCCGGGGATCCCGGGGCTGAGGGTGTAGACGGTGTGCGACCAGCCGCTCGGGTGCGTCTCGACGACCGCGCCGGTCTTCGGCTGCAGGGCGAAGACGCCGGCGCGCAACGAGGAGTTCCCGACCGTGAAGATCTGCTCGCCGCCGGCGAAACCCCCCTGACGCACCCCCGAGGGACCACCGAAGAACGGCACGCTCGGGTTGACCTTGCGGACGTCGTCCGCGGTGACGCGCACCAGCGCGAAGTCGTTGTAGCTGCAAGCAGCGTTGCTCTTCGTGCCGATCGCCCGCATGGTGCGCCACGAGCTGTAGGCGAGCGTTCCCTGGCCCACGGTGGTGCCCTCGGAGCCGGGGTTGCCGTTCTCGACGAAGCGGACCTTGGTGCCGAGCGGCTGCGAGGCGGTGTCGCAGCCGTTGGTGTCGGTGGCCTCGCCCTTACCGGCGCAGTGCGCGGCGTAGCCGACGTACACGCGATCGCGCCGGTCGGTGAAGACGAAGTTGCCGGTGCACTGCGCGCCCGCGGTGTACATCATCACGCCGGGGTTGATCTTCGCCTGGTCCGCGGGCGCCCAGCGCGCCGCGTCCGCCGACGTGGTGGCGCCCGAGGCGACGACGGCGAGGGAGGTCCCGAGCAGGAGCGCCGTGGCGGCACGGGCGACGCGGGAGGAGGGCCGGAGTGTGAGGGCTCGCATGGTCACTCACGATAGATCGGCCCGCCGGTCACGTCCTGGAGTTGGCCAGGACGGACCGACGGGCCGGGTGCTCAGGTGCTGCGCGTCGCGCGCGCCGCGTCAGAGGATCGCGTTGAACGGCTCCGTGCCGAGAGCGAGCTGCAGGCCGCTGATCCCGGAGTTGGCCTGCGCGAAGGACAGCTCGCGGCTCAGGTCGCCCACGCCGTTGCTGCCGGCCACCGGCGCGATGGCCAGGGTGGACAGGGTGCCCAGCGCGTTGCCGTCGGCGTCGAGGAAGGCGCTGCCCGAGTCCCCGGGGACGCCGGGGGTCACGGTGTAGACGCTGTGGCTCCAGCCGCCGCCGGTGGTGCCGAGGCTCGCACCCTGCTTGGGCGAGAGCGCCTCGATGCCGCCGCGCAGGCTCGAGTTGCCGTAGGAGAACACGTCCTCGCCGGCCGTGGTGCCGTTGGACTCGAGCGCCTCCGGGCCGCCCCAGAACGGGACCGAGGGGTTCACGTCGTCGACGAAGGCCGGGTCGACCTTCACCAGCGCGAAGTCGTTGTACTCGCAGGCGTTCGTGTCGGTGGTGCCGGCCTTCTGCATCGCCAGCCAGGAGCTGTAGACCAGGGTGCCGGTGCCGAGCTGGGTGCCGGAGGACACGAGGCTGCCGCCTTCGGAGAACTCGACCTTGGTGCCCAGCGGCAGGGAGCCGGCGTCACAGCCGTTGGTGTCGGTGGCCGCGCCGGTGCCCGCGCAGTGGGCGGCGTAGCCGAGGTAGACGTTGGCGGCAGCGTCGGTGAAGACGAAGTTCGTCGTGCACTGCGAGCCGTCGGTGTAGGCCTGCACACCCGGGTGCAGGGCGGCGCTGTCCGCGGGGGCCCAGGTGGGTGCGGCGCCGGCAGGGGCGCTGGTCGCGGTGAACGCGGCCGCGGAGAGGGCGGCGGTGGACAGGGCGGCGAGGGCGGTACGGACGCGCGTGCGCATTGAACAGGTCTCCTTCGGAGCGGGCAGAGCGGGCGGGGTGTCACTCGCTCAACGAGTGACCCCCGCCACGGTTACTGCCCCTCGGGACCTTGTTCCCTCCCCTTTCGGGGGAACGGCGGCGTCAGTACGACGGCTGCGACGGGTCGATCTGGTTGACCCACGCCACCACGCCGCCGCCGACGTGCACCGCGTCGGCGTACCCGGCGCCCTTGACGATCGCGAGGGTCTCGGCCGAGCGGACGCCGGACTTGCAGTGCATGACGACCTGCTTGTCGCTCGGCAGCTGCTCGAGGGCGGAGCCGTTGAGGAAGTCGCCCTTCGGGATCAGCACCGCGCCCGGGATGTGGTTGATCTCGGCCTCGTTGGGCTCGCGCACGTCGACCAGCACGAAGTCGCGGTCACCGTTCTCGCGCTCCTTGAGCCAGTGCTCCAGCGTGCTCACCGAGATGGTGGCGTCGGCAGCGGCGTCGGCCGCCTCCTCGCTGATCGCACCGCAGAAGGTCTCGTAGTCGATGAGCTCGGTGACCGTCGGGTTGTCGCCGCACAGCGCGCAGCTCGGGTCCTTGCGGACGCGCAGCTTGCGGTACTCCATCTCGAGGGCGTCGTAGATCATGAGCTTGCCGACCAGCGGCTCGCCGATGCCGGCGAGCAGCTTGATGGCCTCGTTGACCTGGATCGAGCCGATGCTGGCGCACAGCACGCCTAGCACGCCGCCCTCGGCGCACGACGGCACCATCCCCGGCGGGGGCGGCTCGGGGTAGAGGCAGCGGTAGCAGGGGGCGTCGACGCCCTCGGCGGTCGGCCAGAAGACCGACGCCTGGCCGTCGAAGCGGTAGATCGAGCCCCAGACGTAGGGCTTGTTCAGGAAGTACGCCGCGTCGTTGACCATGTAGCGCGTCGCGAAGTTGTCGGTGCCGTCGACGATGAGGTCGTAGTCGGCGAAGATCTCGAGCACGTTGTCGTTGTCGAGACGCTCGTTGTGCACGATCACGTTCACCAGCGGGTTGGCCTCCTTGATGGAGTCCCGCGCCGACTCGGCCTTGGGCCGGCCGATGTCGCTCTGCCCGTGGATGATCTGGCGCTGCAGGTTGGACTCGTCGACCTCGTCGAACTCGGCGATGCCGAGCGTGCCGACGCCGGCCGCGGCCAGGTAGAGCAGCGCCGGGGAGCCGAGCCCGCCGGCGCCGATGACCAGCACCTTGGCGTTCTTGAGCCGCTTCTGACCGGTCATCCCGACGTCGGGGATGATCAGGTGCCGGCTGTAGCGGCGTACCTCGTCGATGGTGAGCTCGTCAGCCGGCTCCACCAGGGGCGGCAGGGACACAGCGGGCACATCTACTCCTCGGGCTTCGGGTGCGGTCACCGGGCACAACAGCGGCGACCGGCTTCATGTTCCCGACCTTTGCCCACCACGGCGCGCGAGGTCTCATGATCCGATACGCGGTCCCGGCGTTACCGCGGAGTAGGCTCACGCGGGTGAGCGACACAGACCAGATGCGTCCGCGCGGCGGCCGCCTGCCGCGCAAGGCCCGACGCGCCCAGCTGCTCGACTCCGCCCTCGAGGTGTTCGTCGCCCAGGGCTACCACTCCGCTGCCATGGACGACATCGCCGAGCGCGCTGGTGTCTCCAAGCCGGTGCTCTACCAGCACTTCCCGGGCAAGCTCGACCTCTACCTCGCGCTGCTCGAGCAGTCCTCGGACCGGATCATCGACGCCACCAAGGTGGCGCTCGCCTCGACCACCGACAACAAGCTGCGCGTGATCGCCACCATGCAGGTCTTCTACGACTACGTGGCCAACGCGCAGGGCGCCTTCCGGCTGGTCTTCGAGTCCGACCTGACCAACGAGCCCGCGGTGCGCGCCCAGGTCGACCGGGTCACCTCGGTGTGCGCCGACGAGATCACCCACGTCATCAGCGAGGACACCGGGCTCTCGCCCGAGGCGTCGCGCCTGCTCGCGGTCTCCCTCGTCGGCATGGCCCAGGTCAGCGCGCGCTACTGGCTGGCCGAGGGCGGCGAGATCGACCAGTCCGACGCCGCCCAGCTCGTCGCCGGGCTCGCGTGGCGCGGCATCAGCCGCTTCCCGCGCGCCGACGAGCAGGCCTGACCGCTCGGCGTCCCCGCTCCTCGAGGCCGGTGGTCGAGGCCGCTGCGTCCGCCCGCGTCCGCCCGCGTCCGCCCGCAGCGAACGTCCTGGGCCCAGCCCCCGCCACCTGGCACCGTAGGGTGGACAACGGCCCTCCGGGGCCTGCGCCGGCCCTCGCCGGCGCCCCAGACGCGCACGACAACGCACGACGGAGAGAAGGTCACCGGTGGAGGTCAAGATCGGGGTGCAGTTCGCCAACCGCGAGCTCGTCATCGACAGCCAGGACTCGAGCGACGACATCGAGAAGGCCGTCAGCGCCGCTCTCAGCGGGGAGACCTCGGTGCTCGCCCTCACCGACAGCAAGGGTCGCCGCGTGATCGTCCCGACCGACAAGCTCGCGTACGTCGAGCTGGGGTCGCCCTCCTCGAGCCAGGTCGGCTTCCGCTCCTGACCCACCCGCTGCACGGAGCAGCGAGCGCCAGCCAGCCCGGTGGTCGAGCAGCGAGCGCCAGCGAGCGTCGTCGAGACCGGCCCACCCGCTGCACGGAGCAGCGAGCGCCAGCCAGCCCGGTGGTCGATCTCGACAGGCTCGATCCACGGAGCAGCGAGCGCCAGCGAGCGTCGTCGAGACCCGGTGACCGGGCGCCAGCCAGCCCGGTGGTCGAGCAGCGAGCGCCAGCGAGCGTCGTCGAGACCGGCCCACCCGCTGCACGGAGCAGCGAGCGCCAGCCAGCCCGGTGGTCGATCTCGACAGGCTCGATCCACGGAGCAGCGAGCGCCAGCGAGCGTCGTCGAGACCCGGTGACCGGGCGCCCAGCTACGGCGCCAGGCCCAGCGACTCCATGCGAGCCGTGTGGTTCTCGGTGAGCCGGGTGAAGAGCCGGCTGATCGCCGCCAGGTCCATGCCGGGACGGTCGACGCCGCCCGCCAGCAGGGCCGTCAGCGCGTCCCGCTCGGCCGCGACCCGCTGCGCCTGGGTCAGCGCCTCCCCCATGAGGCGACGCCCCCACAACGCCAGGCGCCCGCCGACCCGGTGGTCCTCGGCGATCGCGGCGCGCACCCGGTCGACGACGAAGGCCGCGTTGCCGGTGTCGCGCAGGTTCTCGATGATGACGCGGCGGGTGTCGGCGTCGAGGAACGCCGCGATCTCGCTGTAGAAGTCCGCGGCCAGGCCGTCACCCACGTAGGCCGTCACCAGCCCCTCGAGCCAGTCCGAGGACGCCGTACGCACGTGGAAGGCGTCGAAGGCCTCCACGAAGGACTGCATCGCCTCGATCGGGTCGGCCCCGAGCTGCTCGAGGTGGTCGCACAGCCGCTCGAAGTTGCCGAGCTCACGCGAGGCCATGCGGGCCAGCTCGGCCTTGTCGCGCAGCAGCGGGGCGGTCGAGGCGTCCTGGGCGAGCCGCTGGAAGGCCGTGATCTCGCCGTACGCGATGGCGCCGAGCAGGTCGACGACCGCCTCCCGGTACACCGGGTCCTGCAGCGCGACGGAGCTCGCGGAGCCGGACGACGCGCCGGGTGGGCCTGCTGGGACGGCCCCCTCGGGCGACGGTTCGGTCATGGGCGCAGCCTACCGATACCATGAGGTGACACTTTCAAGAGACGAAGGCCAAGATCCTGACCACCTTCAGAGACCTCGGGGTCCTCCCCGAGATCGCCGACGCCCTCGAGCGCGGCGGTATCACCACTCCCTTCCCGATCCAGGAGATGACGCTCAGCGTCGCCCTCCTCGGCACCGACCTCATCGGCCAGGCGCGCACCGGCACCGGCAAGACGCTGGCGTTCGGCATCCCGCTGCTGCAGCGCACCGTCGCTCCGCACGACCCCGACCACGAGGACCTCGCTGCCCCCGACAAGCCCCAGGCGCTCGTCGTGGCCCCCACCCGCGAGCTCGCGGTGCAGGTGGCCAACGACCTGAAGCTGGCCGCCACCGACCGCGGCACCCGCATCCTCACCATCTACGGCGGCATGCCCTACGAGCCCCAGCTCGACGCGCTCAAGGCCGGCGTCGAGGTGGTCGTCGGCACGCCCGGTCGGCTGCTCGACCTGGCCAACCGCGGCGCGCTGGACCTCTCGCACGTCAAGGTCCTCGTCCTCGACGAGGCCGACGAGATGCTGGACCTCGGCTTCCTGCCCGACGTCGAGCGCATCCTGTCCAAGACCCCGGCCACCCGGCAGACGATGCTGTTCTCGGCCACCATGCCGGGCGCGATCGTGGCCCTGGCGCGCACCCACATGCGCCACCCGGTGAACATCCGCGCGGAGTCCGCCGCGGAGACCCACATGGTGCCGGCGACCGCGCAGTTCATCTACCAGGTGCACGACCTGGACAAGGTCGAGATGCTCGCCCGCATCCTCCAGGCGGAGAACTCCGGCCTGACGATCTGCTTCACCCGCACCAAGCGCCAGGCGCAGCGGGTGGCCGACGACCTCGCCGAGCGCGGGTTCCCGACCTCGCCGCTGCACGGCGACATGGCGCAGGTGGCCCGTGAGAAGGCGATGGCGAAGTTCCGCGAGGGCAAGGTGCGCGTGCTCGTGGCCACCGACGTCGCGGCCCGCGGCATCGACGTCCAGAACGTCACGCACGTCATCAACTACAACTGCCCCGAGGACGACTCGACCTACGTGCACCGCATCGGCCGCACCGGTCGTGCCGGCGCCACCGGTGTCGCGATCACGTTCGTCGACTGGGCCGACGTGACGCGCTGGAAGGTCATCAACAAGACGCTCGGGCTGCCGTTCGAGGAGCTGGCGGAGACGTACTCGACCTCCGAGCACTTCTTCCACGACCTCGGCATCCCGCGCGACGCCAAGCCCCGCGTCGGTCCTCCGGTCGAGACACCGGGTACGACGATCAAGGCCCGTGGCGGGTCCGGCGGGTCCTCCTCCGGGGGTCGCTCCGGTGGGTCGGGCCGCTCCGGCGGTCGCGACTCGGACGCCGGCTCGTCCGGCTCGTCGGCAGAGCGCCCGGCGCGGAACCGCAACCGGACCCGCAGCCGCACCCGCAGCGGGCAGTCGGTCGACGGTGCTGCCCCGTCGGGCGACTCGACCGGCTCGTCGGCCCCCGCGCCGTCGACGCCGGCGGCCGAGGGCTCGGCCGACCGTCCCCCGCGCAAGCGCAACCGTCGCCGCAGCAGCGGCTCGGGGGCCGGGGCAGCCGCCTCGACCGCCGGCGACTGACCGCGCCACCCCGGCGCGAAACGTCGCGCGTGCACGCGCGAAGCGTCACTCGTGCACGCGCGAGGCGTCACTCGTGCACGCGCGAGACGCCGGCTGTGCAGATCCTGCGCAGCCGGCGACGTACGTCAGGCGGTGACGACCACGGTGGTGCCCACCGGGGCGAAGCGCCACAGCGCCTTCGCGTCGTCGGGCCACTGCCGGATGCACCCGTGGCTCTGGGCCGTCCCCAGCTCGGCGCGGGTCTGCACCTTGCGCCCCTCGGTGTCGATCGGGATGTCGTGGAACCCGATGGCGGCGTTGTCGCCCTGGGTGAAGCGCACCATGAAGCGCATCGAGCCGGAGCCGTCGAAGGCGTAGGCCTGCTCGGAGCGGCTGTAGACCTCGTAGGTGCCCGGGTCGAGGTTGTCGTAGACGCTGCCCGAGACCGGGTAGCTGCGGGCGGCGCGGCCGTTGTCGCGCACCAGCCACACGTGCTGGTCGCTCATGTCGAACACGACCCGGCGTCCCGACCCGCTGTCGGACGGTACGGCGAGCGGGGTCTCGTCACGCTGGACCGACTCCGGGCTGGTGTCCAGCTGCGGGGCGACCTGGGCGGCGGAGTCGTTGGCCGCGCCGGCCAGGGGCGCGTCGTCGCTCTGCGTCACGCCGGTGGCGGGCGGTGCGGCGTACGCCCCGGTGCTGGCGGGTCCACCGACGCCGATGAGCGCGCCGACGACCGCAGTCCCGGTGACCAGGGCCGCCGTCCCCGCGGCGAGGACCCGCCCCCGGCGCACCGTCACCGCTGCGCTCATGCTCCGGCGCCGGCCTTCGCGCGGGTCATCAGGTTGCCGGCCACCTCGCGGTAGGCGTCGGCGCCGCGGTGCTTGCGGGTGGTGCTGAGGATCGACTGCCCGGCGGCGGGCGCCTCGGCGAAGCGGATCGACTTCGGGATCGGCGGCTCGACCACGTCGAGGGAGTAGGCCTCGGAGATGTTGTCCAGCACGGCACGGGCGTGGTTGGTGCGCCCGTCGTACAACGTCGGCAGCACGCCCCAGACCTGGAGCTCGCGGTTGGTGAAGCGGCGTACGTCGTGCACGGTGTCGAGCAGCTGCCCGACGCCGCGGTGCGACAGGGTCTCGCACTGCAGCGGGATGAGCACGCCGGTGGCGGCGGTCAGCGCGGCCACCGTCAGCACGCCGAGGGACGGCGGGCAGTCGAGCAGCACCCAGTCGTACTCCGGCAGCTCGTCGACGGCACCTCGGATGACGTACTCGCGGCCCGTGCGGGTGAGCAGGTCGGCCTCGGCACGCGCCAGCTCGATCGTGGCGGGGAGGAGGTCGATGCCCTCCTCGGTGGTGACGATGACCTCGGTGGGGTCCAGGCCCTTAGTCAGCACGTGGTGCACCGACAGCTCGAGGTCCTCGGGGTCGATGCCCAGGGAGAAGGTGAGGCAGGCCTGGGGGTCGAGGTCGACCAGCAGGACGCGCTGGCCGCGCTCGGCGAGCGCCGCACCCAGCGACGCCACGGTCGTCGTCTTGGCGACGCCGCCCTTCTGGTTCGCGATCGCGAGAACGGTGCTCATGCCGGCATTCTGCCCGAGGGCGTTGCCTCAACCGCGCAGCGTCCATGGAATGCTCGGGGCATGTCGCGCTCCGTCGCCCTCGTCACCGGCGCCACCGCCGGCATCGGCCTCGCCTTCGCCCAGCAGCTCGCCGCCCGTGGCGACGACCTCGTGCTGGTGGCCCGCAACCGCGAACGCCTCGAGGAGGCGGCCGCCACGCTGCGCCGCGAGCACGGCGTCGAGGTCGAGGTGCTCGTCGCCGACCTCGCCGACCGCGCCCAGCTGGCGACCGTCGAGGCGCGGCTCGCCGACCCCGCCCGCCCGGTCGACCTGCTGGTCAACAACGCCGGTTTCGGGCTCAAGCACGGCTTCCTCGACAACGACGTCGAGGCCGAGCAGGAGATGCTCGACGTCCTCGTCACCGCGGTGCTGCGGCTCTCGCACGCGGCGCTGCGGTCCATGGTCGAGCGCGGCAGCGGTGGCGTCATCAACGTCTCCAGCGTGGCCGGCTACCTGCCGCGCGGGACCTACTCGGCGGCCAAGGCCTACGTCACCCAGCTCTCGCAGTGGGCCGACCTGACCTACCGGGACCGCGGCGTGCGCACGATGGCCCTGCTGCCCGGCTTCACCCGCACCGAGTTCCACGAGCGCATCGACGTCGGCCGCGACTCCGCGCCCTCGTGGCTGTGGCTCGACGTCGACCCGCTGGTCGCGACCGCGCTCAAGGACTACGCCCGGGGCCGCTCCATCTCGGTGCCCGACGTCCGCTACAAGGTGCTGGCCAACGTCGCGAAGTACACCCCCGCGAGCCTCCAGGCCCGCTTCCAGACCCTCGGCCGCAAGTAGCCCCGCACACCGCCTCGCGCGGCTGCCGGTTTCCCACGGTATGTCGACGAACTGGCACTCCCCACGCTCCGGACGCCATGGGGAGTGCCAGTTCTCCTGCATACCGTGGGAAACCAGCAGGCCCCAGGAGCGGTCAGGGACGGGTGGGGCGGGTGGGGCGGGTGGGGCGGGCGGCCTGGGCGGCCTCGGCGGCGGCGAGGAGCCGGTCGAGCTGGGCCGGGGCGGTGGTGTTGCAGCCGAGGTCGTGGTCGACCTTGCCGGTGCCGTGGTAGTCGCTGGAGCCGGTGACGACCAGGTCGAGGTCGCGACCGATGGCAGCCAGCTCGGTGCGCTGGGCCGCGTCGTGGTCCTGGTGGTCGACCTCGATGCCGGTCAGCCCCGCCTCCTGCAGCGCGGCGAAGCCGTCGCGGCCCAGGGCACCGTCGCCGTTGCGGCCCCACGGGTGCGCCAGCACGGTGACGCCGCCGGCGTCGCGCACCAGGCCGATCATCGCGACCAGGTCGGCCGCGTCGCGGGCGACGTACGCCGGACGGCCCGGCGAGAGCAGCCGGTCGAAGGCCTCGTCGCGGCTCGCGACGATCCCGTGGTCGACGAGCACGTCGGCGACGTGGGGCCGCCCGAGGGCGGTCGCGCCGGCCGACTTCGCCGCCACCTCCTGCTCGGTGACCGGGTAGCCGAGCTCCTGCAGCTTCGCCACGATCCGCGGCATCCGCTCGTCGCGCCCGCGCAGCACCTCGTCGAGCGCTGCGACCAGCGGTCCGTGACCGGGGTCCGGCAGGTAGCCGAGCAGGTGGGCGCTGCGCCCGGCGTGGCGGCAGCTGATCTCCATGCCCTCGACCAGCCGCAGCCCCTGCGCGTCGGCCTCGGCGCGCGCCTCGTCCCAGCCGACCGCGGTGTCGTGGTCGGTCAGGCCGAGCACGTCGAGTCCGGCCGCCACGGCCTCGCGCACCAGCTCGGTGGGCGTCACGGTCCCGTCCGAGCGGTCGGTGTGGGTGTGGAGGTCGATGCGCACGCATCCAGGCTAGTCGCGCGCGCCGCGCGCGCCGTACGACGTGCGGGGCACGGTCACCAGGCCGGCGGCACGACCCCGAACGGCAGCGCCATCAGCTCGGGACCCAACCCGGACACGTCCAGCACCTCGGGCATCGCCGGCAGCAGCAGCACTGCCGAGGCGGGTCGCACCACCACCCACAGCCACCGTCCCGCAGCCTCGCCGACGAGGACGGCACGGTCCAGCAGCGGCTCGTCGTCGGGCACGCTGACGGCCCACAGCGGCACGGCGTTGCCGTCGACCCGGATCTTGAGCATCGGGGAGCCGACCCCGGCCTCCCGGCCCGGGTCCGTCTGGTCGACGCCGGCCACCCGCGCGCCGAGACCGACGCCCGGCTCCTCGGACACCAGCGCGAGCTCGACCACGCCCTCGGCGTCGCTGGCGCCCACGACCCCCACCACCGCAGCCCGCGGCTCGTCGGTGTCGAGCTCGCCGCGCACGACCCCGAAGTCGGTGACCTGCCAGCCCGGCGGCAGCGGCCAGGGCAGCCAGGTGGCGAGGGGCTCGGCGCGGCCGAGGTACTCCGCGAAGGTCTCGTAGTCGAGGGCCTCCGCCCGCCACAGCGGCGCCA
This DNA window, taken from Nocardioides sp. HDW12B, encodes the following:
- the moeZ gene encoding adenylyltransferase/sulfurtransferase MoeZ, with product MSLPPLVEPADELTIDEVRRYSRHLIIPDVGMTGQKRLKNAKVLVIGAGGLGSPALLYLAAAGVGTLGIAEFDEVDESNLQRQIIHGQSDIGRPKAESARDSIKEANPLVNVIVHNERLDNDNVLEIFADYDLIVDGTDNFATRYMVNDAAYFLNKPYVWGSIYRFDGQASVFWPTAEGVDAPCYRCLYPEPPPPGMVPSCAEGGVLGVLCASIGSIQVNEAIKLLAGIGEPLVGKLMIYDALEMEYRKLRVRKDPSCALCGDNPTVTELIDYETFCGAISEEAADAAADATISVSTLEHWLKERENGDRDFVLVDVREPNEAEINHIPGAVLIPKGDFLNGSALEQLPSDKQVVMHCKSGVRSAETLAIVKGAGYADAVHVGGGVVAWVNQIDPSQPSY
- a CDS encoding MGMT family protein; amino-acid sequence: MASTRSEQYVEAVLALVEQVPPGRVTTYGAVADALGRDLGRGGPRQVGSVMATWGGGVPWWRVIRSDGTVPAHLGPEALQCWWSEGTPLRPSGRVDLAAAFWAPTAARGEEG
- a CDS encoding ParA family protein, with amino-acid sequence MSTVLAIANQKGGVAKTTTVASLGAALAERGQRVLLVDLDPQACLTFSLGIDPEDLELSVHHVLTKGLDPTEVIVTTEEGIDLLPATIELARAEADLLTRTGREYVIRGAVDELPEYDWVLLDCPPSLGVLTVAALTAATGVLIPLQCETLSHRGVGQLLDTVHDVRRFTNRELQVWGVLPTLYDGRTNHARAVLDNISEAYSLDVVEPPIPKSIRFAEAPAAGQSILSTTRKHRGADAYREVAGNLMTRAKAGAGA
- a CDS encoding L,D-transpeptidase; this translates as MSAAVTVRRGRVLAAGTAALVTGTAVVGALIGVGGPASTGAYAAPPATGVTQSDDAPLAGAANDSAAQVAPQLDTSPESVQRDETPLAVPSDSGSGRRVVFDMSDQHVWLVRDNGRAARSYPVSGSVYDNLDPGTYEVYSRSEQAYAFDGSGSMRFMVRFTQGDNAAIGFHDIPIDTEGRKVQTRAELGTAQSHGCIRQWPDDAKALWRFAPVGTTVVVTA
- a CDS encoding DUF2877 domain-containing protein, translated to MTTPSDPGLVHRVVGSASIWVLGRVAGPRREAPVLFSDPNALYVDLEGFCLGVLGARAVQVPCGVRTQLPTLSTVDLGSTVAVEDGGIVFGDTEVLVTNIVDTTVPVLAPEVALRCGARLADLAADRLDAARTELAAGALELLAAGDPAGADALLGVGPGLSPVGDDVLAGWLAAAVSSRHPALPTIRSAVALTASERTTPLSATLLGCAARGEGVPEFRSLLLGLANDNDEMTTQSIDLMTSVRRSTGSALILGALTALTTLDV
- a CDS encoding DUF3107 domain-containing protein produces the protein MEVKIGVQFANRELVIDSQDSSDDIEKAVSAALSGETSVLALTDSKGRRVIVPTDKLAYVELGSPSSSQVGFRS
- a CDS encoding ferritin-like fold-containing protein, yielding MTEPSPEGAVPAGPPGASSGSASSVALQDPVYREAVVDLLGAIAYGEITAFQRLAQDASTAPLLRDKAELARMASRELGNFERLCDHLEQLGADPIEAMQSFVEAFDAFHVRTASSDWLEGLVTAYVGDGLAADFYSEIAAFLDADTRRVIIENLRDTGNAAFVVDRVRAAIAEDHRVGGRLALWGRRLMGEALTQAQRVAAERDALTALLAGGVDRPGMDLAAISRLFTRLTENHTARMESLGLAP
- a CDS encoding DEAD/DEAH box helicase, producing the protein MTLSVALLGTDLIGQARTGTGKTLAFGIPLLQRTVAPHDPDHEDLAAPDKPQALVVAPTRELAVQVANDLKLAATDRGTRILTIYGGMPYEPQLDALKAGVEVVVGTPGRLLDLANRGALDLSHVKVLVLDEADEMLDLGFLPDVERILSKTPATRQTMLFSATMPGAIVALARTHMRHPVNIRAESAAETHMVPATAQFIYQVHDLDKVEMLARILQAENSGLTICFTRTKRQAQRVADDLAERGFPTSPLHGDMAQVAREKAMAKFREGKVRVLVATDVAARGIDVQNVTHVINYNCPEDDSTYVHRIGRTGRAGATGVAITFVDWADVTRWKVINKTLGLPFEELAETYSTSEHFFHDLGIPRDAKPRVGPPVETPGTTIKARGGSGGSSSGGRSGGSGRSGGRDSDAGSSGSSAERPARNRNRTRSRTRSGQSVDGAAPSGDSTGSSAPAPSTPAAEGSADRPPRKRNRRRSSGSGAGAAASTAGD
- a CDS encoding TetR/AcrR family transcriptional regulator, with product MSDTDQMRPRGGRLPRKARRAQLLDSALEVFVAQGYHSAAMDDIAERAGVSKPVLYQHFPGKLDLYLALLEQSSDRIIDATKVALASTTDNKLRVIATMQVFYDYVANAQGAFRLVFESDLTNEPAVRAQVDRVTSVCADEITHVISEDTGLSPEASRLLAVSLVGMAQVSARYWLAEGGEIDQSDAAQLVAGLAWRGISRFPRADEQA